From a region of the Vidua macroura isolate BioBank_ID:100142 chromosome 3, ASM2450914v1, whole genome shotgun sequence genome:
- the LOC128804859 gene encoding serine/threonine-protein kinase Sgk1 isoform X2, translating into MTVKAAEASGPTLTYSKMRGMVAILIAFMKQRRMGLNDFIQKIATNSYACKHPEVQSILKISQPQEPELMNANPSPPPSPSQQINLGPSSNPHAKPSDFHFLKVIGKGSFGKVLLARHKAEEQFYAVKVLQKKAILKKKEEKHIMSERNVLLKNVKHPFLVGLHFSFQTADKLYFVLDYINGGELFYHLQRERCFLEPRARFYAAEIASALGYLHSLNIVYRDLKPENILLDSQGHIVLTDFGLCKENIEHNGTTSTFCGTPEYLAPEVLHKQPYDRTVDWWCLGAVLYEMLYGLPPFYSRNTAEMYDNILNKPLQLKPNITNSARHLLEGLLQKDRTKRLGAKEDFMEIRNHIFFSPINWDDLINKKITPPFNPNVSGPSDLRHFDPEFTDEPVPNSIGQSPDSILITASVKEAAEAFLGFSYAPPVDSFL; encoded by the exons ATGACCGTGAAAGCAGCTGAGGCGTCTGGTCCTACCTTAACTTACTCGAAGATGAGGGGGATGGTGGCCATCCTCATCG CTTTCATGAAGCAGAGAAGAATGGGACTAAACGATTTCATTCAGAAGATTGCCACCAACTCCTACGCATGCAAGCA CCCTGAAGTTCAGTCTATCTTGAAAATCTCTCAGCCTCAAGAGCCTGAACTTATGAATGCTAATCCTTCTCCTCCG CCCAGTCCTTCACAGCAGATCAATCTCGGCCCATCATCCAACCCACATGCCAAACCATCAGACTTTCATTTCTTAAAAGTGATTGGAAAAGGCAGTTTTGGGAAG GTCCTTCTTGCACGGCATAAGGCAGAAGAGCAATTCTATGCTGTTAAAGTCCTGCAGAAAAAAGCAATCCTGAAGAAGAAGGAG GAGAAGCACATTATGTCAGAGCGCAATGTCTTGCTGAAAAATGTGAAACACCCCTTCCTGGTCGGGCTTCACTTTTCCTTCCAAACTGCAGACAAATTGTATTTTGTCCTGGATTACATCAATGGTGGAGAG TTGTTCTACCATCTCCAGAGGGAGCGTTGCTTCCTGGAGCCGAGAGCCCGCTTTTATGCTGCTGAAATTGCCAGTGCACTGGGCTATCTGCACTCCCTGAACATCGTTTATCG AGACTTGAAGCCAGAGAACATCCTGCTTGATTCACAGGGGCACATTGTCTTGACTGACTTTGGactctgcaaagaaaacataGAGCACAATGGCACAACCTCCACCTTCTGCGGCACACCAGAG TATCTTGCTCCTGAAGTTCTCCATAAGCAGCCCTATGACCGGACTGTGGACTGGTGGTGCCTTGGAGCAGTCCTGTATGAGATGCTTTATGGCTTG CCACCCTTCTACAGCAGGAACACCGCAGAAATGTACGACAATATCTTGAACAAACCTTTGCAGCTGAAGCCAAATATTACCAACTCAGCTAGACATCTTCTGGAAGGCCTCTTGCAGAAGGACAGGACAAAGAGACTTGGTGCCAAGGAGGACTTT ATGGAGATTAGGAATCACATCTTCTTCTCCCCAATTAACTGGGATGATCTCATTAATAAGAAGATTACACCTCCTTTTAACCCAAATGTG AGCGGCCCCAGTGACCTGCGACACTTTGATCCAGAGTTTACAGATGAGCCAGTCCCTAACTCCATTGGCCAGTCCCCAGACAGCATCCTCATCACTGCCAGCGTCAAAGAAGCTGCTGAGGCTTTTTTGGGCTTCTCGTATGCCCCACCCGTGGACTCTTTCTTgtga
- the LOC128804859 gene encoding serine/threonine-protein kinase Sgk1 isoform X1 produces MSAALDSASIKGSAGAPAGLAALAASLLPAGRPARKGSYSGLQQRPGAGAQAQPPRRRAAPAVPAGSKMRGKEEKSSLKAFMKQRRMGLNDFIQKIATNSYACKHPEVQSILKISQPQEPELMNANPSPPPSPSQQINLGPSSNPHAKPSDFHFLKVIGKGSFGKVLLARHKAEEQFYAVKVLQKKAILKKKEEKHIMSERNVLLKNVKHPFLVGLHFSFQTADKLYFVLDYINGGELFYHLQRERCFLEPRARFYAAEIASALGYLHSLNIVYRDLKPENILLDSQGHIVLTDFGLCKENIEHNGTTSTFCGTPEYLAPEVLHKQPYDRTVDWWCLGAVLYEMLYGLPPFYSRNTAEMYDNILNKPLQLKPNITNSARHLLEGLLQKDRTKRLGAKEDFMEIRNHIFFSPINWDDLINKKITPPFNPNVSGPSDLRHFDPEFTDEPVPNSIGQSPDSILITASVKEAAEAFLGFSYAPPVDSFL; encoded by the exons ATGTCAGCCGCCCTCGATAGTGCGTCCATAAAGGGGTCAGCGGGAGCGCCGGCTGGCCTCGCCGCCCTCGCcgcctccctcctgcctgcgGGCCGCCCGGCCAGGAAGGGGAGTTATTCGGGATTGCAGCAGCGGCCGGGAGCGGgagcccaggcacagcctccgcgccgccgcgccgcgcccgcgGTCCCGGCGGGCAGCAAGATGAGGGGCAAAGAGGAGAAGTCGTCGCTAAAAG CTTTCATGAAGCAGAGAAGAATGGGACTAAACGATTTCATTCAGAAGATTGCCACCAACTCCTACGCATGCAAGCA CCCTGAAGTTCAGTCTATCTTGAAAATCTCTCAGCCTCAAGAGCCTGAACTTATGAATGCTAATCCTTCTCCTCCG CCCAGTCCTTCACAGCAGATCAATCTCGGCCCATCATCCAACCCACATGCCAAACCATCAGACTTTCATTTCTTAAAAGTGATTGGAAAAGGCAGTTTTGGGAAG GTCCTTCTTGCACGGCATAAGGCAGAAGAGCAATTCTATGCTGTTAAAGTCCTGCAGAAAAAAGCAATCCTGAAGAAGAAGGAG GAGAAGCACATTATGTCAGAGCGCAATGTCTTGCTGAAAAATGTGAAACACCCCTTCCTGGTCGGGCTTCACTTTTCCTTCCAAACTGCAGACAAATTGTATTTTGTCCTGGATTACATCAATGGTGGAGAG TTGTTCTACCATCTCCAGAGGGAGCGTTGCTTCCTGGAGCCGAGAGCCCGCTTTTATGCTGCTGAAATTGCCAGTGCACTGGGCTATCTGCACTCCCTGAACATCGTTTATCG AGACTTGAAGCCAGAGAACATCCTGCTTGATTCACAGGGGCACATTGTCTTGACTGACTTTGGactctgcaaagaaaacataGAGCACAATGGCACAACCTCCACCTTCTGCGGCACACCAGAG TATCTTGCTCCTGAAGTTCTCCATAAGCAGCCCTATGACCGGACTGTGGACTGGTGGTGCCTTGGAGCAGTCCTGTATGAGATGCTTTATGGCTTG CCACCCTTCTACAGCAGGAACACCGCAGAAATGTACGACAATATCTTGAACAAACCTTTGCAGCTGAAGCCAAATATTACCAACTCAGCTAGACATCTTCTGGAAGGCCTCTTGCAGAAGGACAGGACAAAGAGACTTGGTGCCAAGGAGGACTTT ATGGAGATTAGGAATCACATCTTCTTCTCCCCAATTAACTGGGATGATCTCATTAATAAGAAGATTACACCTCCTTTTAACCCAAATGTG AGCGGCCCCAGTGACCTGCGACACTTTGATCCAGAGTTTACAGATGAGCCAGTCCCTAACTCCATTGGCCAGTCCCCAGACAGCATCCTCATCACTGCCAGCGTCAAAGAAGCTGCTGAGGCTTTTTTGGGCTTCTCGTATGCCCCACCCGTGGACTCTTTCTTgtga